One Sulfoacidibacillus ferrooxidans DNA window includes the following coding sequences:
- a CDS encoding (2Fe-2S) ferredoxin domain-containing protein: protein MEEVSELVKARVTKRQVIAQVMVCAGCCCGKTEKGKPEIPLDWLKKAWKERKLLKTVQLTITGCLGPCDLVNVVSIMTGQEQRYFGGIVTDEPYHTLLEWAESTRLLGQPAPIPESLLAYEFDRFA from the coding sequence TTGGAAGAAGTAAGTGAACTGGTTAAAGCGAGAGTTACGAAGCGTCAAGTCATCGCACAAGTGATGGTTTGTGCTGGGTGTTGTTGTGGTAAAACGGAGAAGGGGAAACCAGAAATCCCGCTCGATTGGCTCAAAAAGGCGTGGAAAGAAAGGAAACTTTTAAAAACGGTGCAATTGACCATTACGGGTTGCTTAGGCCCTTGTGACTTGGTTAACGTTGTAAGCATCATGACGGGGCAAGAGCAACGTTATTTTGGAGGCATTGTGACAGACGAACCATACCACACACTGCTAGAATGGGCCGAGTCCACGCGCTTATTAGGGCAGCCTGCACCCATTCCAGAGTCTTTACTAGCGTATGAATTCGACCGTTTTGCCTAA
- a CDS encoding aldo/keto reductase encodes MQYRRLGSSGLEVSVMGLGTNSFGSRSDQDLSIRILHTAIDAGVNFIDTANIYSGTRSEEIIGEGLKGRRHDVVLATKAGLPRHNRPNGKGSSRAHLFQEIDESLTRLQTDYVDLYQIHSFDPHTPVEETLRALDDLVRSGKVRYIGASNYMAWELMKALSISHEKGLARYISIQPSYSMADRSPERELVALCLDQGVGIIPYFPLAGGILTGKYAGRQVPNGSRAETNPAFINRLDDERLHLGDKVSVVATQLSCSASALSLAWLYTRPAVATVIVGATRPDQVIDNLTSVELALSDEIIDAFDEASKQYIYGKPFAEFRLD; translated from the coding sequence ATGCAATATCGTCGTCTTGGAAGTAGTGGTTTAGAAGTATCGGTTATGGGGCTTGGGACCAATTCCTTTGGTTCGCGGTCTGATCAGGATCTATCGATTCGTATCTTACATACAGCGATTGATGCTGGAGTGAACTTTATTGATACGGCCAATATTTATAGTGGAACGAGATCAGAAGAAATCATTGGTGAAGGGTTAAAGGGACGTCGCCACGATGTGGTATTGGCTACAAAGGCAGGGTTACCTAGACACAATCGTCCAAATGGGAAGGGATCTTCGCGCGCGCATTTATTTCAAGAGATTGACGAGAGTCTTACGCGCTTGCAAACAGATTACGTGGATCTCTATCAAATTCACAGTTTTGATCCGCATACACCAGTAGAGGAGACGTTACGGGCACTAGATGACCTTGTGCGTTCCGGTAAAGTTCGTTATATTGGTGCGTCGAATTATATGGCGTGGGAATTGATGAAAGCTCTTAGTATCAGTCATGAAAAGGGCTTGGCTCGATATATTTCGATTCAACCGTCATATTCGATGGCAGATCGATCTCCTGAACGAGAACTTGTTGCACTGTGCCTCGATCAAGGGGTAGGCATTATTCCTTATTTCCCCTTGGCAGGTGGAATCCTTACTGGTAAGTACGCTGGAAGGCAAGTACCAAATGGTTCCCGTGCTGAAACAAATCCTGCATTTATCAATCGGCTGGATGATGAGCGCTTGCACTTAGGAGACAAAGTCAGTGTAGTTGCAACGCAATTATCGTGCTCAGCTTCTGCATTATCACTCGCATGGCTATATACAAGACCTGCAGTGGCGACAGTCATTGTAGGTGCCACGCGACCTGATCAGGTGATTGACAATCTTACATCTGTAGAGCTTGCGTTAAGTGATGAGATCATCGACGCATTTGATGAGGCCAGTAAGCAGTATATTTATGGGAAACCATTTGCAGAATTTCGGCTTGACTAA
- a CDS encoding AAA family ATPase — protein sequence MRILQLSVPSLLHFKEYTLDLQQDSCGFHVLYGPNEAGKSTLLQVLLDMLFGGTLDGSLKDAYPASGIVLRGLLEGHDHQLVEVRRKRSRNQLKLVDTEQFSAAEIDELLAQFVSNVSRERFSLLFGFNHDRLREGGENLLRSDGQAGISLFEAGAGVTSLQHVLDNLSEQAKEITDTHSWRKNSTKKLNKSWQLYKENKELVRRASLPSKEWLRMKQEIDTLDQKNRALREHIEQLRMEEAKLQRIERVYASIGELGEVKMKRESFTDLRLPLIDEDRKRIPQLLADMQIAAKFLAEKEREHRQLVTDYEQISVHEAWLVYGHEIDTLNQRVQKYEDALDEIPMLQLQLGQMQDYTDVLLSELAVQVDGQSLEQMRIAKIDIDQMKQLSNQLNELKRDRKVLDGQLRELQEERDQVIESMRTLGNVQNITALQVVVDSMIEHGDLEQKIADKQKVIERHEVAAAKRIQQQKIWQGTAEECAKLAIPLVETREQYGQKWSRLERELIQLQQDLAKAAENYTQREHDLEEMDVVLRVPDEAELHATRAVRDRGWHLIKQVWLQDTAKDEQAIAAFSEGMPLEVAYEAAVDKADRLSDNMRQHADRVAHKAELLLQKERFEQEKKILKEKLAIMQDEFEQLQVQWVKEWDEEALVVKSPQEMKEWLSDFQDDMVNRFEVLRDLKQEHIDMVELRDSKIMDVRKAMSLFEVDMKEGYDSLKEWMTKARQIIEVMQTRARDHEQLQHQLNDRARQMMQLENKQRSCMQEIEKVEKEWAELQRLYSFVPVQIDRAMKFIDQLSDIFRHDQQVKEKERQVNSVISIREEFEQATRHIADQLHEEMQAGMNLLTFVKTMVARLRETREDHKSKNALKEQLEKSSLAIKEGKSAYEHYELQLGEWQQQYGCATETEWKILFGQWDSYDQLQSEQDSLEKQIRASGGGVPLDRLKQEVDEIPDIVLIKPRLDALVKEIAEEERHFETNAQMLGKLRGDFFQLDGTKSDAATYAQQAEFYWTVVNEEWNEYLQVELARRLLQRAIEEFRLDNESTILEQANRFFQRLTLGHYRELRVEYEDNIPYLSAVTNDGSMRRVGQMSDGTRDQLFLSLRLAFVLQHMTKEHAVPLIMDDILVHFDDARTEATLEVLAEVAQKTQVIYFTHHQSIVQAVQKLSQSHSIAVHSLVDAALPLESAQR from the coding sequence ATGAGGATTTTGCAGCTATCCGTTCCCTCGTTACTGCACTTTAAGGAGTATACCTTAGACTTACAACAGGACAGTTGTGGGTTCCATGTTCTGTATGGACCCAATGAGGCAGGCAAGAGCACACTGTTACAGGTGCTTTTAGATATGCTTTTTGGAGGCACTTTGGACGGGTCATTAAAAGATGCATATCCAGCAAGTGGCATCGTCTTGCGTGGATTATTAGAGGGACATGATCATCAACTAGTGGAAGTACGGCGGAAGCGTTCGCGCAATCAATTAAAATTAGTAGATACAGAGCAGTTTTCTGCTGCAGAAATAGATGAATTATTGGCACAGTTTGTGAGCAATGTGAGCCGAGAGCGCTTTTCATTATTATTTGGATTTAACCACGATCGCTTGCGCGAGGGTGGGGAAAATTTATTGCGGTCCGATGGGCAAGCGGGTATTTCGTTATTTGAAGCAGGTGCTGGTGTCACATCGTTACAACATGTACTGGATAACCTTTCTGAGCAAGCAAAAGAAATAACGGATACGCATTCTTGGCGGAAAAATTCCACTAAAAAACTCAATAAGTCTTGGCAATTATATAAGGAAAATAAGGAGTTAGTGCGCAGAGCATCTCTGCCAAGTAAAGAGTGGCTTCGTATGAAACAAGAAATCGACACATTGGATCAAAAAAATCGAGCGTTGCGTGAGCACATTGAGCAGTTGCGCATGGAGGAAGCCAAGTTACAGCGGATAGAACGTGTATATGCTTCGATAGGTGAATTGGGCGAAGTTAAGATGAAACGAGAGAGTTTTACTGATCTTCGTCTACCGCTGATAGATGAAGATCGAAAACGCATTCCGCAATTATTGGCAGATATGCAAATTGCGGCAAAATTTCTTGCGGAAAAGGAAAGAGAGCATAGACAGCTTGTGACCGACTATGAGCAAATAAGCGTTCATGAAGCATGGTTAGTGTACGGACATGAGATCGACACGCTCAATCAGAGAGTACAAAAATATGAAGATGCATTAGATGAGATTCCGATGTTGCAATTACAGCTGGGTCAAATGCAAGACTATACAGATGTTCTTTTAAGCGAATTAGCAGTTCAAGTAGATGGACAATCATTAGAACAAATGCGTATTGCGAAGATCGATATCGATCAGATGAAGCAACTTTCCAATCAATTGAATGAGTTGAAGCGAGATCGTAAGGTCCTAGATGGTCAACTTCGCGAGTTGCAAGAAGAGCGTGATCAGGTAATTGAGAGTATGCGTACTTTGGGTAACGTACAGAATATCACGGCGCTACAAGTGGTAGTAGACAGCATGATTGAGCACGGTGATCTAGAACAGAAGATTGCAGACAAACAAAAGGTTATTGAACGGCATGAGGTAGCTGCTGCGAAACGGATACAGCAACAAAAGATATGGCAAGGGACAGCCGAAGAGTGTGCCAAATTGGCCATTCCCTTGGTTGAAACACGAGAACAATATGGACAAAAGTGGAGTCGATTAGAACGTGAGCTGATCCAGTTGCAGCAGGATCTAGCAAAAGCAGCAGAGAACTATACTCAACGTGAGCATGATTTAGAAGAAATGGATGTCGTTTTGCGAGTGCCAGACGAGGCAGAGTTACACGCGACGCGTGCAGTTCGCGATCGTGGATGGCATTTAATTAAGCAAGTATGGTTACAAGATACGGCAAAAGATGAACAGGCGATCGCGGCATTTAGCGAAGGCATGCCGTTAGAGGTGGCCTATGAAGCAGCAGTGGACAAGGCTGACCGCCTATCTGATAATATGCGTCAACACGCTGATCGAGTGGCGCATAAAGCTGAACTTTTATTGCAAAAAGAGAGATTTGAACAAGAAAAGAAGATATTGAAAGAAAAATTAGCGATTATGCAAGATGAGTTTGAACAATTGCAAGTGCAATGGGTAAAAGAGTGGGATGAAGAAGCGCTTGTAGTAAAGTCTCCACAAGAGATGAAAGAATGGTTAAGTGATTTTCAAGATGACATGGTTAACCGTTTTGAAGTTCTTCGCGACTTGAAGCAGGAACACATAGATATGGTGGAGCTTCGGGATAGCAAGATCATGGATGTGCGAAAGGCTATGTCCTTGTTTGAGGTGGACATGAAGGAGGGTTATGATTCACTAAAAGAGTGGATGACAAAGGCGCGTCAAATAATAGAAGTGATGCAAACGCGTGCAAGAGATCATGAGCAGTTACAGCATCAATTGAATGATCGTGCGCGACAAATGATGCAATTAGAGAATAAACAGCGATCATGTATGCAAGAGATAGAAAAAGTAGAAAAGGAGTGGGCTGAATTACAACGACTCTATTCCTTTGTACCTGTTCAGATCGATCGTGCGATGAAGTTTATTGACCAATTAAGCGATATCTTTCGACATGACCAGCAAGTAAAAGAGAAAGAGCGACAAGTAAACAGTGTGATATCGATTCGTGAGGAGTTCGAACAAGCTACACGTCATATAGCAGATCAACTGCATGAAGAGATGCAAGCTGGTATGAATTTACTGACATTTGTTAAAACGATGGTAGCTCGCTTGCGCGAGACTAGGGAAGATCATAAGAGCAAAAATGCACTAAAAGAACAACTTGAAAAATCAAGTCTTGCGATAAAAGAAGGTAAGAGCGCATATGAGCACTATGAATTACAGCTAGGTGAATGGCAACAACAATATGGTTGTGCGACAGAGACAGAGTGGAAAATTTTGTTTGGTCAGTGGGACAGTTATGATCAGTTGCAAAGTGAGCAAGACAGCTTAGAAAAGCAGATTCGTGCAAGTGGCGGTGGTGTACCGCTTGATAGATTAAAACAAGAGGTGGATGAAATACCAGACATCGTTTTGATCAAGCCGCGGCTCGATGCTCTTGTCAAGGAAATAGCAGAAGAAGAAAGACATTTTGAAACTAATGCACAAATGCTTGGCAAGTTGCGCGGAGACTTTTTCCAGTTAGATGGCACGAAGTCAGATGCAGCCACATATGCACAGCAGGCGGAGTTCTATTGGACTGTGGTAAATGAAGAATGGAACGAATATCTACAGGTAGAATTAGCGCGGAGACTCTTACAGCGAGCGATTGAGGAATTTCGCTTAGACAATGAGTCTACCATACTTGAACAGGCTAATCGCTTTTTTCAGCGCTTGACGCTCGGACATTATAGGGAGTTGCGAGTGGAGTATGAAGATAATATTCCATATTTAAGTGCCGTAACTAATGATGGAAGTATGAGGCGAGTAGGGCAAATGAGCGATGGAACGCGCGATCAATTATTCTTGTCGTTGCGCTTAGCATTTGTGTTGCAACACATGACAAAGGAGCATGCGGTACCACTGATTATGGATGATATTTTGGTGCATTTCGATGATGCTCGTACGGAAGCTACGTTAGAAGTGCTCGCAGAAGTGGCGCAAAAGACTCAAGTCATTTATTTTACCCACCATCAATCGATTGTACAGGCTGTTCAAAAATTGTCTCAATCACACTCTATCGCGGTACATTCGTTAGTCGATGCTGCGCTCCCCTTAGAGTCAGCGCAACGATAA
- a CDS encoding metallophosphoesterase family protein, giving the protein MFTFIHCADLHLDSPLRGLSERKDLPEEDIKLAARRALQNLVEMSIEEHVAFIVIAGDLYDGNWEDYETGLFFNRCMAQLGEHHIEVFIIRGNHDAASHMTKELQFPSHVHKLSERQPETFVLEDLHVAIHGQGFAQRDVMDNLVVHYPDAIGGYFNIGILHTSLEGQQGHAPYAPCRMEDLLHKGYQYWALGHIHKRQVLHEDPPIIYPGNLQGRHINETGPKGCTLVTVDGSKVKIEHRDLDVLRFYSVQVPLDKVDSDEAFHVAVSQAIGHVIDANLSYPLVLRIELTGRTSMHETMLQDRKRYYHEVESAALTRIGAHVWIEKVEFKTSSLVSHHSQEEQHHALQVFSQSITSASIDEEFLQAFLNEVPQTFREKMSEYFQSPDATRVDSIQDVLSLIEGAEQKVLAMLTKGVDKK; this is encoded by the coding sequence GTGTTTACATTTATTCACTGCGCAGATTTGCATTTGGATAGTCCGTTAAGGGGGCTGTCTGAGCGCAAAGATTTGCCTGAAGAGGATATTAAATTGGCGGCGCGAAGGGCATTACAAAATCTTGTTGAGATGAGTATCGAAGAACATGTGGCATTTATCGTGATTGCAGGAGATCTGTATGATGGCAATTGGGAGGACTATGAGACAGGATTATTTTTCAATCGCTGCATGGCCCAATTAGGGGAACATCACATTGAAGTATTTATTATTCGCGGCAATCATGACGCAGCAAGTCACATGACGAAAGAATTGCAATTCCCAAGTCATGTTCATAAATTATCAGAACGGCAACCAGAGACATTTGTGTTAGAAGATTTACATGTAGCTATTCATGGTCAGGGATTTGCGCAGCGGGATGTCATGGATAACTTGGTAGTACACTATCCAGATGCGATTGGAGGGTACTTCAATATCGGGATACTACATACTTCTTTAGAGGGACAACAAGGACATGCACCCTATGCACCGTGTCGAATGGAAGATTTGTTGCATAAAGGGTATCAATATTGGGCACTTGGGCATATTCATAAGCGGCAAGTATTACATGAGGATCCACCCATCATTTACCCTGGCAATTTACAAGGAAGACATATCAATGAGACAGGCCCTAAAGGATGTACACTAGTGACGGTAGACGGATCCAAGGTAAAGATTGAGCATCGCGATTTGGATGTTTTGCGGTTTTATAGTGTACAAGTACCCCTTGATAAGGTTGATTCTGACGAAGCGTTTCACGTTGCTGTGAGCCAGGCCATTGGTCACGTGATTGATGCAAACCTTTCTTATCCCCTTGTGTTACGGATCGAGCTAACAGGTCGAACAAGTATGCATGAAACGATGCTACAGGATCGCAAACGGTATTATCACGAAGTAGAGTCAGCCGCCCTCACTCGAATTGGAGCTCATGTATGGATTGAAAAAGTCGAATTTAAAACGAGTTCATTGGTATCCCATCATTCCCAAGAGGAACAACATCATGCGTTACAGGTGTTTTCGCAATCGATCACATCGGCTTCGATCGATGAGGAGTTTTTGCAAGCATTTTTAAACGAAGTGCCACAAACCTTTCGAGAAAAGATGAGTGAATATTTTCAATCACCTGATGCCACTCGTGTTGATTCGATACAGGATGTGCTTTCGCTTATCGAAGGGGCAGAACAAAAGGTGCTTGCCATGCTGACAAAAGGGGTGGATAAAAAATGA
- a CDS encoding zinc-dependent alcohol dehydrogenase family protein, whose amino-acid sequence MKTRAAVLYEMGMTRPYAQSKPLRIEEVELDPPGRNEVLIQIKAVGLCHSDLSVINGSRPRVLPMALGHEAAGIVAALGEGVDDLQIGDHIVCAFVPSCGHCAPCQEGRSALCETGAQANTAGTLLSGERRLHHCGQDINHHLGVSGFADYAVVDRRSLVKVDPTLPFDEVAVFGCAVMTGVGAVVNTAHIEPGTTVAIIGLGGVGLSALLGARVAGAARIIAVDIQPDKLELAKKMGATDIFDSREKDVIEHIRSATHGGVDYAFETAGAVSALDVAYRITRRGGTTVTSGLPHPTQQLSLSPVTLTAEERTLKGSYIGSCIPARDIPRYISLYNQGLLPVQQLLTDRISLEQINEGFDRLDRGEAARIVVIL is encoded by the coding sequence ATGAAAACAAGAGCAGCTGTTCTCTATGAGATGGGAATGACACGTCCTTATGCACAGAGTAAACCTTTGCGCATTGAAGAAGTGGAACTCGATCCACCTGGTCGAAATGAAGTACTCATTCAAATTAAGGCAGTCGGGTTATGCCACTCTGATTTATCGGTGATCAATGGCAGTCGCCCTCGCGTTTTGCCTATGGCGCTTGGTCATGAGGCAGCCGGTATTGTAGCTGCACTTGGTGAAGGTGTCGATGACTTGCAGATCGGGGATCATATCGTCTGTGCCTTTGTACCTAGTTGCGGTCATTGTGCGCCTTGCCAAGAAGGTAGATCGGCTCTATGTGAGACTGGTGCACAAGCAAACACTGCAGGAACCTTGCTTAGCGGTGAACGCCGCCTTCATCACTGCGGACAAGACATTAACCATCATCTAGGAGTTTCAGGCTTTGCTGACTATGCTGTGGTAGATCGTCGCTCCCTTGTCAAAGTAGACCCTACACTTCCTTTTGATGAGGTCGCTGTTTTTGGTTGCGCTGTCATGACTGGCGTGGGTGCCGTTGTGAACACCGCACATATTGAGCCTGGAACTACAGTTGCTATTATTGGTCTCGGCGGTGTAGGACTTAGCGCCCTACTGGGTGCACGTGTCGCCGGCGCAGCGCGCATCATAGCAGTGGATATTCAACCTGATAAACTAGAGTTGGCCAAAAAAATGGGTGCCACAGATATTTTTGATTCGCGAGAAAAAGATGTGATTGAGCACATTCGCTCAGCAACACATGGTGGGGTGGATTATGCATTTGAAACGGCCGGTGCTGTTTCTGCACTTGATGTAGCCTATCGCATTACGCGACGCGGTGGCACAACAGTTACGTCTGGATTGCCACATCCGACACAGCAGCTATCGCTTTCACCTGTGACGCTTACGGCGGAGGAAAGAACGTTAAAAGGTTCTTATATCGGTAGTTGTATTCCTGCGCGAGATATCCCGCGCTATATCTCGTTGTATAACCAAGGCCTGCTGCCTGTTCAACAATTGCTAACAGATCGCATTTCACTTGAACAGATCAATGAGGGGTTTGATCGTTTGGATCGAGGCGAAGCAGCACGGATCGTAGTGATCCTCTAA
- a CDS encoding flavoprotein yields MVKSPKILLGVTGSINIATIFVYISALQSELQCRMHIMMTPAAQSFIPASTLIHSIDGDVFVDLSAKGDFKMPHVELTHWADAIVVLPASANTIAKVAHGFAQDIVSSTILCANSPVIFLPSMYLGMWHKPSVKRNINQLREDGYHVYPALDATSTGNERMGGALPAPQTAASYVKQILTKSSD; encoded by the coding sequence GTGGTAAAGTCACCAAAGATTTTGCTTGGTGTAACTGGGTCAATCAATATTGCTACTATATTTGTTTATATATCTGCACTTCAAAGTGAACTTCAATGTCGGATGCACATCATGATGACACCAGCCGCACAATCCTTTATCCCAGCTTCTACACTGATACATAGTATTGATGGGGATGTATTTGTTGACTTATCGGCTAAAGGCGACTTCAAGATGCCACACGTAGAGTTAACCCATTGGGCTGATGCGATCGTCGTGCTACCTGCATCAGCCAATACAATTGCCAAAGTGGCACACGGCTTTGCTCAAGATATCGTATCAAGTACCATTTTATGTGCTAATAGTCCGGTTATCTTTTTGCCTAGCATGTACCTCGGGATGTGGCACAAACCCAGTGTGAAACGTAACATTAACCAATTGCGGGAAGATGGATATCATGTCTATCCGGCACTTGATGCGACGAGTACCGGTAACGAACGAATGGGTGGCGCATTACCAGCTCCTCAAACAGCGGCTAGTTACGTGAAACAAATCCTCACAAAATCTTCTGATTGA